CGCAGGACACGGCGCGGAGCCCGGAGTTGATGTGGGAGTTGTTGCGGGCGGAGCGGGTGACGGTGTTCAGCCAGACGCCGTCGATGTTCCGTGAATTGGTGGGTAGTTCAGGGGAGTTGTTGCCTGACCTGCGGTGGGTGGTCTTCGGTGGTGAGGCGTTGGAGCCGAAGCACGTGCAGGGGTGGTTCGAGCGCTTCGACGGCTCGGGTGCCCGGTTGGTGAACATGTACGGGATCACTGAGACGACCGTGCATGTCACCTATCAGGAGATCACCGCCGCGCATGTGGTGGCGGGTGGGCGTCTTCCGGCGGGCCGGCCGTTGCCGAGCTATCGGGTGTTGTTGCTGGATGAGCGGGGTGCTCCGGTTCCGGTCGGGGTCGCGGGTGAGATTCACGTGGCGGGCGGTGGCTTGGCGCGTGGGTATCTGCATCGTCCGGAGCTGACGCAGGAGCGGTTCCCGTTGAATCCGTTCGGTGAGCCGGGGGAGCGGATGTACCGCTCCGGTGACGTCGCCCGGTGGACCGCGGACGGGACCCTGGAGTACCTGGGGCGTGCGGATGACCAGGTGAAGATCCGTGGTTTCCGGATCGAACTGGGCGAGATCGAGACGGTGTTGGTGTCTCATCCCGCGATCCGGGAGGCCGTGGTCACCGCGCACCAGGGCGCCGACGGGCACAAGCGGCTCGTCGCCTATCTGGTGGCCGACGGTGCGCCGACCACCGGCGAACTCCGCGCCCACCTCGGGGGATCCCTGCCGGACTACATGGTCCCGGCGGTGTTCGTCACCCTGGACCGGCTGCCGCTCACGCCGAGCGGGAAGGTGAACCGGCGGGCGCTGCCCGCGCCCGAGGTGCAGGCCGAGCAGCTCGGCACGGAGTACATCGCCCCGCGCGATGACACCGAGGACGCGCTGGCGACCGTATGGGCCGAAGTCCTGGGCGTCGAGAAGGTCGGCGTCCACGACAACTTCTTCGACCTCGGCGGCGACTCGATCCTCTCCATCCAGCTGATCTCCCGGGCCCGTCAGGCCGGGCTGCGGCTCACGTCGAAGCTGCTGTTCGTCCACCAGACCGTGGCCGAGCTGGCCGCCGTGGTGCAGCCCGCCGCCCCGGCCGCCGATGCCCTCGCCGCACCGTCGGCCGAACCGGCAGAGGTGGCGGGAGCCGTCGAACTCACGCCGATCCAGCGGTGGTTCTTCGACGGGCACACCGTCGACCCGCGGCACTACGCCATGTCCGTGCACGTGGGCCTGGCCCCCGGCACCGACCCCGCGTTGCTGGCCGGGGCGCTGGAGGCGGTGGTCGCCCAGCACGACGCGCTGCGCATGCGCTTCACGCGGGACGCGTCCGGCGCCTGGATCCAGCAGTACGGCGAGGCCGTCCCCGACGTGCTCGCCGTACGGGACATCGCGGCCGGGGGCGAAGTGGAACAGGCCCTGAACGACGCCGCGTTGGAGGCGCAGCGTGCCATCGACCCGGCGACCGGAGCCCTGGTGAAGGGCGTGTTCCTGCGGCTGCCCGCGGACCCCGCGCCCCGGCTGTTCCTGGCCGTGCACCACCTGGTGATGGACGGGGTGTCCTGGCGGGTGGTCCTGGAGGACCTCGCGACGGCGTACGAACAGCTCGCGGCGGGCCGTACGGCCGTCGACCTGGGCGCGAAGTCCAGCAGCTACCAGCAGTGGGCCCGGCGCCTCGCCGACCACGTCCGGGAGGGCGGCTTCGACCACGAGGCCGCGTACTGGCGCAAGGCCGCCGCGTCCGGCGCCGGACACGACCCGCGCGCCGCCGTGTACGGCGAGGTGGCGGTGGAGACCGTACGGCTCGGCCGCGCCGAGACCGAGGCCCTGCTGCAGAAGGCGCCCGCGGTGTTCCGGACCCGGATCAACGACGTGCTGCTGGCCGCGCTCGGCCGGGTGCTGGGCGACTGGGCGGGCGAGCCCGTCACCATCGCCCTCGAAGGCCACGGCCGCGAGGAACTCTTCGAGGACCTCGACCTCTCCCGCACGGTCGGCTGGTTCACCACCATCTACCCCGTCACCCTGGACGTCCCGGCGGGCGACTGGGCCCCGGCCCTGAAGGCGGTCCGCAAGGGCCTGCGCAAACTCCCCGGCCGCGGCATCGGCTACGGCGCCCTGCGCCACCTGTCGGCTCCCGGCAGCGAGGCGCACACCGCCCTCGCCGGCACCCCGTACCCGCGGATCAGCTTCAACTACCTCGGTCAGTGGGACGGGGGCGCGGGCGGGACCGGCCTGGTCCGGGACCGGTTCGAGGGCCTCGGCGCCGACCAGGCGCCCGGGCAGCCGCGCCCGCACCTCATCGACATCGTGGCCGCCGTCAGCGACGGCGAACTGCGCGTCGACTGGATGCACGCCCCCGCCGTCCACTCGCCCGACACCGTCCGCGCCCTCGCGGACGCGTTCCGCACCGCCCTGCGGCAGATCGCCGCCGTCGCGGGCAACTGACCTCAACCGGCTTGATCTTGATGCAGAACTGATTCGGAAGGACATTGTCATGGCGCGCTATGTGCTGAGCGACGAAGAGAAGAAGGGCGTGGCGACCCTCGCCGACGCGTTCCTCGCGGCGCACCCCGTCTGGGAACCGATGGAATACGCGGACGCGATACGCGTCGAGGCGGAGCGACTCCCGGTGGGAGTACGGCAGTTCCTCGTCTCCTCGCGCGCCGCCGAGGACGCGGTGATCGCGGTGGCGAACCTGCCCGTCGACGAGAACCTCGTGCCCACCCCGCCGAGCTGGCAGATCGCGGAGAAGGAAGGCGCCGCGATCCGCGAGGAACTCGTGCTGCTGCTCATCGCCTCCGTGCTCGGTGACCCCTTCGCCTGGACCAGCCAGCAGAACGGGCGGCTCGTCCACGACGTCTGCCCGTCCAAGGGCCAGGAGGCCTCGCTGACCAGCGCGAGCAGCGAGCAGCAGCTGACCCTGCACACCGAGGACGTGTTCCACACCTGCCGCGGCGACTACGTCGCCCTGATGTGCCTGCGCAACCCGGACGGGGTGGGCACCACGGTCGCGCCGGTCGACGCGGTGGAGGTCGCGCAGCCGCTGCGCGAGGTGCTGCACCAGGACCGGTTCCGGTTCTTCCCGGACGACTCGCACGACGTGGTGCCCGACCACAGCGCGGAGCACCCGTCCGCGCTGGAGGAGCGGCCGCACGAGGTGGCGTCCGTACTCTTCGGGCCCGAGGACGCGCCGTACCTGCGGATCGACGCCGACTTCACCAGCCCGCTGGAGGGCGACGCGGAGGCGGAGCGGGCCATGAACGAGGCCGCCGGGCAGCTGGCCGCCGCCGCCGAGCGCGTCGTGCTCAGCCCGGGCGAGGCCGCGTTCATCGACAACTACCGGGTCATCCACGGCCGGGACACCTTCACGCCGCGCTACGACGGCACGGACCGCTGGCTCAAGCGCACCAGCATGGTGCGCGACCTGCGCCGTACGTACGTCCACACCAAGTCGCGCTCGCGGCTGCTCGCCTGATGGCGGCGGAACAGGGCGGGGGGAGGCGCGGTGGCGGCGGTCGCGGGTTCACCCTCCTGTGGACGAGCCAGGCGTTCAGCGAGTTCGCGTACAGCACCTCCCTGATCGTGCTGCCGCTGATCGTCCTCGCGATCACCGGCTCGCCCTTCCAGGCGGGGATCATCGGCTTCGTCGACGCGGCGGCCATGCTCCTGGCGGGCCTGCCCGCCGGAGCGGTCGCCGACCGGTACGACCGGCGCTCGGTGATGCTGTGGTGCGAGGCCGCGCTGGTCGCCGTCTTCGGCGCCCTGGCCCTGCTCCTGTGGGCCGGGGAGGTCTCCCTGCTCCCGCTGGTGGCGCTCGCGCTGGTCAACGGCGCGGCGACGGCCATGATGATGGCGGCGGGCGAGGCGATGATCCCGAGCCTGGTGCCCCCGGCCAAGCTCCCGCAGGCCGTCGCCATGAACTCGGCGCGGACGTACGCGGGCCAGCTCGCCGGGACCTCGGCGGGCGGGTTCCTGCTGGCGCTGAAGAACGCCTTCCCGTTCGCGGCGGGCTGCGCGGCGCACCTCGCCGCACTGGTCCTGCTGCTGTTCATGCCGCGACGGCCGACGGCGCCCGCGGCTCCCGAGGCGGAGGCGGGCGCGGACCCGGCCGGGCCGGGTGGCGGCCGTCGGGAACTGCTGGAGGGGATCCGCTGGATCGCCCGCCACCCGTTCCTGCGGCTCGCCCTCGGCTACGCCACGGCGACGAACCTCTTCTTCGGCGCCATCTACTTCATCGTCATCGCCTCCGCGCAGAGCAGCGGCATGAACCCCGGGCTCATCGGCCTCATGGCCGGCCTGCTCGGCGTCGGAGGCCTGCTGGGCGCCCTCGCGGCGCCCCTGCTGATGCGGACGCTGACCGGCTCCCGGCCCATCCACCTGGTGCTGTGGCTGTTCGCGCTGCTCACCGTCGGCATCGCGGTGCTCCCCGGCGGTTACACGCCCGGGATCCTGCTGGGCGCGATCGCCTTCGCCGCGCCCACGGCCAGCGCCTGCTTCCAGACGTACCTGCTGATGCTCACCCCCGACAGCCACCGGGGGCGGGCGATCAGCGTCGCGGGGATCTGCAGCGGCGCCGGGGGCGCGATCGCCCCGCTCGGCGGCGGCGTCCTGCTCGACCTCGCGGGCCGGACCGCGGGGCTGCTGGGCTGCGCCGCCGTCATGGCGGCGATCGCCTTGTCGGCCGTACTGAGCCCGGTCATGCGCAAGGCCCCGGAGCCGGAGCGGCACGCGGCCGGTGCGGCGGCCCGGGAGAAGACCCCCGCGTGACGGCCCGCCCCCATCCCACCTCCCCCTCATGAAAGACAGGCACGGACACCCCACCATGACCACCACTCCCGCCCCCGCGCCCGCCCCTGTGCCCACCCCCGCCCAGCAGCTCGATCTGGCGAACCCGGACCTCTACACGACCGACGACCGCTTCGCGATGTGGCGCGAGTACGTCGCCTCCGACGCCATGGTCTGGAGCGAACCCGGCATCTCGCCCAGCGGGTTCTGGTCGGTCTTCTCGCACAAGGACGTCTCCGCCGTCCTCTCCCCGAAGGCGCCCTTCACCTCCGAACACGGCATGATGATCGGCTTCGACGCCGAACACTCCGACAACTCCGGCGGCCGGATGCTCGTCGTCAGCGAGGGCAGCTGGCATTCCCTGCTCAAGCGGCTCATCGGCCCGTTCCTTTCCCGCTTGCGGGCCCCCGAACTCGAATCGGTACTGCGGCACGAGGTCAAGGAGATCATCGAGCGGCTGAAGTCCGAGGAAAGCACCGATATCGCCCTGGAGGTCGGCCCCCGGCTGCCCGCCGCGATCGTGTGCGAGGTCATCGGCGTACCGATCGGCGAGCGCGAGCAGCTGATCGAGTTGACGAACCACGCCTTCGGCGGGGAGGACAGTTCCTTCGACAAGATGACCCCCGCCGAGGCGCACACGGAGATCCTCTTCTACTTCCACGAGCTGATCGAGCGCCGCCAGCGGGAGCCCGGACAGGACCTGGTGAGCGCGCTGCTGGCGGACGGCCGGCTGAGCACCGAGGACGTGCTGATCAACTGCGACAACGTGCTGATCGGCGGCAACGAGACGACCCGGCACTCGATCACCGGCGCCTTCCACGTCGCCCAGCGCTTCCCCGGCACCCTGGACGCCCTGCACGCCGACCCCGGGCAGACCGACCGGGCCGTGGAGGAGCTGGTCCGCTGGACCTCCCCGGCCGCGCACGTCCTGCGGGTGGCCACGGAGGACTGCGAGATCGGCGGCCGGCCCGTCCGCCGGGGCCAGCCCGTGGTGGCCTGGCTGTCCGCGGCCAACCGCGACGAACGGCTCTTCCCCGACCCGCACACCTTCCTGCCGGACCGCACCCCCAACCGCCACCTGGGCTTCGGCACCGGCCCGCACCACTGCCTGGGCGCCGCCCTGGCCCGGGTCGAGCTGCGGGAACTGCTGCGCCAACTGGCCACCGAGGCGCGGGGCGTCCGGCTGCGGGGCGAGGTGCGCTGGATGCGCTCGAACCTGGTGCAGGGCTACAGCAGCCTGCCGGTCTCGATGGAGTGGCGCTGACGGGAGTGGCGCCGACCGTGGAGTGGCGCTGACTGTCCTGATTTGTTTATGATCATGAGGATCAATTCTGGGGGAGCGTCGCTTTGCTGGAACTGCGCCTCGACGTCGAGGATCTGGCCCGTATTCATGTCGTCAGCACGCTCGGTGTCGCTTTCGAGACCCATTTCGCATGGGCCCGTCTCGGTGAGCAGCAACGTGACGGATTAGCGGAATGGCGTCGCACCACCCGGCACCGGATGCGGCGCACATCCACCGCGCATTCGGCGATGGAACCCTCGCTTTCCCTGCTGGAAACCCTCACTTCACCCGCTCCGCGTGACGGGGACGCCTTCCACGCCACCGCGGTCGAACCCTTCTGGGACCGGATACTGCGCGCCCTGAAGGCGGAACGCGACGCGTGCGGGCGGGCCATGCTGGCCGGCGGGATGGAGCACGTACTGAACAGCCTCCACCAGGCCATCCATTGGGCGGCGCCGGTGCTGCGCATCGCCAACTCCCAGTCGCCCCGCACGGCCGATCTCGCCGGGCGCGGAATGACCATCGTGCCCTCGCTGTTCGCCCCGCAGCCCTTCCTCATCGATGCCCACATGGGCTGGCACGGCCTGCCGATCCTGGTCTACAACATCACCCCGGACCCGGAGTCGGCGGCCGCGATGTGGCAGGGTCAGGAGGGCGAATCGGCCCTGCGCGACCTGCTGGGCCGCACCCGGGCCGACGT
This is a stretch of genomic DNA from Streptomyces sp. NBC_00536. It encodes these proteins:
- a CDS encoding cytochrome P450 — encoded protein: MTTTPAPAPAPVPTPAQQLDLANPDLYTTDDRFAMWREYVASDAMVWSEPGISPSGFWSVFSHKDVSAVLSPKAPFTSEHGMMIGFDAEHSDNSGGRMLVVSEGSWHSLLKRLIGPFLSRLRAPELESVLRHEVKEIIERLKSEESTDIALEVGPRLPAAIVCEVIGVPIGEREQLIELTNHAFGGEDSSFDKMTPAEAHTEILFYFHELIERRQREPGQDLVSALLADGRLSTEDVLINCDNVLIGGNETTRHSITGAFHVAQRFPGTLDALHADPGQTDRAVEELVRWTSPAAHVLRVATEDCEIGGRPVRRGQPVVAWLSAANRDERLFPDPHTFLPDRTPNRHLGFGTGPHHCLGAALARVELRELLRQLATEARGVRLRGEVRWMRSNLVQGYSSLPVSMEWR
- a CDS encoding MFS transporter is translated as MAAEQGGGRRGGGGRGFTLLWTSQAFSEFAYSTSLIVLPLIVLAITGSPFQAGIIGFVDAAAMLLAGLPAGAVADRYDRRSVMLWCEAALVAVFGALALLLWAGEVSLLPLVALALVNGAATAMMMAAGEAMIPSLVPPAKLPQAVAMNSARTYAGQLAGTSAGGFLLALKNAFPFAAGCAAHLAALVLLLFMPRRPTAPAAPEAEAGADPAGPGGGRRELLEGIRWIARHPFLRLALGYATATNLFFGAIYFIVIASAQSSGMNPGLIGLMAGLLGVGGLLGALAAPLLMRTLTGSRPIHLVLWLFALLTVGIAVLPGGYTPGILLGAIAFAAPTASACFQTYLLMLTPDSHRGRAISVAGICSGAGGAIAPLGGGVLLDLAGRTAGLLGCAAVMAAIALSAVLSPVMRKAPEPERHAAGAAAREKTPA
- a CDS encoding TauD/TfdA family dioxygenase, with protein sequence MARYVLSDEEKKGVATLADAFLAAHPVWEPMEYADAIRVEAERLPVGVRQFLVSSRAAEDAVIAVANLPVDENLVPTPPSWQIAEKEGAAIREELVLLLIASVLGDPFAWTSQQNGRLVHDVCPSKGQEASLTSASSEQQLTLHTEDVFHTCRGDYVALMCLRNPDGVGTTVAPVDAVEVAQPLREVLHQDRFRFFPDDSHDVVPDHSAEHPSALEERPHEVASVLFGPEDAPYLRIDADFTSPLEGDAEAERAMNEAAGQLAAAAERVVLSPGEAAFIDNYRVIHGRDTFTPRYDGTDRWLKRTSMVRDLRRTYVHTKSRSRLLA
- a CDS encoding winged helix-turn-helix domain-containing protein; its protein translation is MLELRLDVEDLARIHVVSTLGVAFETHFAWARLGEQQRDGLAEWRRTTRHRMRRTSTAHSAMEPSLSLLETLTSPAPRDGDAFHATAVEPFWDRILRALKAERDACGRAMLAGGMEHVLNSLHQAIHWAAPVLRIANSQSPRTADLAGRGMTIVPSLFAPQPFLIDAHMGWHGLPILVYNITPDPESAAAMWQGQEGESALRDLLGRTRADVLATLQKARSTGEIADRLQISSPSASKHITVLRRAGFVTTERRQNSSVHTLTPLGEAILG